The segment gcTTCTAGGCAGGCTCCGCGCTAAACAGCCCCGTTGCTAGGGCAGGGGGGCATTTCCAGACAGGCGCTGCGGTAGACAGCCCCGTTGCTACGGCTGCGGGGCCTTCCAGGCCGGACCCCGCGCGGCGCAGCCCCTGTCGCCATGGGAACGGGCCCTTCCAGTGCGGGCGGCGCGCAGCATGGCGGTGCTGTTGAGCGCGGCGCTGTGCGGCGTCCGGAGCGGACGGGCGTTCGGCACGGCCGGTGAGTCCCGGGCCGGGAGCCCCGGTTCCCCCGGGCGGGCAGCGGGAGCCGCTTGGGGCGTGCGGGGAGAGCGCTCGGGCGGCGGAATTGCTGGCGTGGCCGgctcgggggggcgggggcggctccGGCTCTTCCCGGGCTCTCGCGGCCCCGTCTCTTGCGCTCTGGAGAAAGCGGGAACTCTCTGGAAACGGAGAGATGGACTGAGCAGCAGAGGCAATGCTGCTGTGCGGCggcattctttatttcatcAGCGCCGGGCAGCACgggtagagtcttgaatctgggcaggaacaacccaggttccagtataagctggggaatgacctgttagagagcagcgtaggggaaagggacctgggggtcctggggacagcagggtgaccatgagccagcactgggcccttgtggccaggaagccaatggtacctggggtgaattagaaggggggtggtcagtaagtaggtcagagaggttctcctgcccctctgctctgccctggggagaccacacctggaatattgtgtccagctgtggcccctcagttccagcaggacagggaactgctggagagagtccagcgcagccaccaagatgctgaagggagtggagcatctcccgtgtgaggaaaggctgagggagctggggctctggagctggacaagaggagactgaggggtgactcattcctggggattaATAtagaaagggggagtgtcaggaggatggagccaggctcttctcagtgacaaccagtgataggacaaggggcaacgggtacaaactggaacacaggatgttccgcttaaatatgagaagaaacttctttgggttgagggtggcagagcctggcccaggctgcccagggaggttgtggagtctccttctgtgcagacattccaacccgcctggacaccttcctgtgtaacctcatctgggtgttcctgctccatggggggattgcactggatgagctttccaggtcccttccgatccctgacattctgggattctgtggatCGTCCtcccctcattttgcaggtggtcagaaagcatttactATGTCATTGGTTAATGATGTGTGTGTCTTTTGTAAGTTAATCACAGTACATTAATTGAGCAGCTTCTTTTCACTCTCCATTCCCAGCTGCACTCTGCAAGCGGGCAGCCCCGCTGGGGCCGATGCCCAACGAGGATATTGATGTCAGCAACTTagaagcactggaaaaatacCGCAGTTTCAGTCGGTACTTGAGGCTGGCGGAGAAGGAGAGCAGGAAGCCGCACTGGTGGCAGACGGCccggcagcacagcagccccaaGCCAGGTACTCGGCCAAGGGGCTGCGCCGTGCGGGATTTTGCTGCTGGAGGTCAAGAAGGCTGTTGCTGGGGCTGCATTTTGCCCCAAAGAGCTGATGAGGGGCTTTGGCACAAGGTGGGCCCTTTTCTGATGTAGAAGTTTGCAGCGTGCACATGTTTGGCGGAACCAGATAGCAGTTTTCTGGGAGGAGGGAGGCTGGCCAGGACCTGCCAAGAGACGTGGAGCAGAGTAGAAAAGTGATACCTTGGAGTCATAGAATCggttggttggaaaagactctcaagaccatcgagtccaaccgtaacccacccctggcactggcccatgtccctgagaacctcatctccgtctgttcagccgctgcagggatggtgactccagcactgccctgggcagcctgttccaacacccacagccctttggggaagaaattgttccccagatccaaccctATCCTCCCCTGGGGCTACTTGAGGCCGTTTCGTCTCGTCCTAAGCCCAGTAGTGTCAGAGGAACCAGAGCTTTAGACTACCTGCAGCAAATAATCCAGTTTGTCTGCACAGCAGCCGCAGAGACCAGAGCTGCTCCTCGGCTGGGAAACCGCTGGGTCTGGGGGTGCGATgagctgggggaggaggaggcgaCAGACGCGTGGAGGTGCAGAGGTGGTAGAATCGAGTCTCTGCTGTCTTGGAGTTTGCGTCTCTTTCACAGCCTCTCTAATGCTCTGCAGGCATTTTgtgtttgggtgttttgggtATTTGAATTTTTCATGTATGTGATTTTTGTCGCCCCTGTCTGAAGAGCCGAAGACCGACATCAGCTTGCCGCGTGAGAAGTTGCTGCGGGCAaaggaaatcaaggcaagaaagaagatcCTGAGGGAGAACCGCCAGAATGCCGAGATGGAAAGAGCAGCGCGGCTCCGGACTGGTCTGTGCCCTGccaccccctccctgccccggctgTGCTGGGTCCCCCGGTGTCACCTCCAGCGTTTCCCTCTCCTCGCAGCGCTGATCCCCCTCGATGAGGTCAGAGCTGAGTGGGAGAAGAGCAGCGGCCCGTTCCACAAGCAGCGAGTGGCCGAGCACTGCGGGGTGTTTCGTGACTTATTCCGAGGGGCCACGTTCACCCCTTGGGTCACCTTGAGGGTGGAGTACAGCCAAGAAGATGAGCACGTCGTGCCGGTCTACTATGGGAACATGGTGACTCCATCAGAGGTGTGTGGGGGAGCTGGGCACAGCTTTGGCCCCACGGGAAGCCTCTGTGGTTTCCTCAGACGCTTCTGATGGGCATTGTCCGCCCCAGGGGATTTTGTTTAGATGGGTATTTCCTCTGTGATGATCAAAACATGTTTCTTGGACGTGATAAAGACAGAGCTTTGCAACAGGATGGTTGTCTGTCAGCAGGCTGATGTTTATTAAGGCTCTGGGGGCTTTCAGGTGGAGCTGGATGACTTGGTGTGGTGGCCCTGCCTGGCCTGTGCTGTGTCCTGGCCGTGCCCGTGACCAGTTTGTGTTCTTTGCTGTGGAAATCATGACCTTAATGGTTCCCTAATGGAACCTGTTGTTTCAGTGACTGACATTCTGTTTGTGTTGCTTATTTAGGCTTCCAGTCCCCCCGCAGTGTCATACGAGGCAGATAAAGGCTCCCTGTGGACTTTGTTGCTCACAAATCCGGGTGAGTAACAGgttctttaaaaagaacacatttaaaCAGGATTGTTTCCCTCTGCTGTTGGTTCGCTCCTGTTTCTTTTGGCTGCACAGGCAGAGAGGATGCCATAACTTCTGAGCAGGGATGTGTTACATATGCAGGAAAGATTGTAGCCTCCCCAGACCTGTAGCAGTTGAGAGATGAGACAGGACCGGTGTCACAGTGTAATGGAAGCAATTCCCTGACTCCCGGCCTTCGTTTCCCCCCAGACTCCTCTCCCTCAGCAGTCTGCCTGGCAGGTGCCTTAGTTGCCACTGCTCGCTCTGGGAAACCGAGGCACAGTGAAGCAACTGACCAAGAAGTCCCTTTAATCTTGGAATTACATCTGTTGGGTTCTTTGCTCCTCATTTTAAGCTCATTCCTATAAGAATGAGTTACTTTTCTGCTAGGAAAGGATTGCTGGGCGGTCTTGAGCTGCGCCGTTGAAGTGGGTCTGGGGGTTCTCACTTTGGGGGGGGATGCAAACaccagcctcaagttgtgccaggggaggttcaaattggatattaggaaacatttcttcatggagagggttgtacaatactggaacaggttgcccagggcagtggtggagtcaccatcccaggAGGAGTGTAGAGGAGGTTCTTgtggacatgggttagtgccagagttgggttatggttggactcgttgatcttgaggatctcttctgacccaaacgattctatgatcctatcaTGAAGTCGCCTTTCTCTGTTGCAGATGGACATTTAAGAGACACGCACTCCGAGTACCTGCACTGGCTGGTGTGAGTACCGCACGGCAGAGCCGCGCTGCTGAGCTTGGGGAAAGCCCCGGCGGAGCGGGCAGAAACTCCTTCAACAGA is part of the Columba livia isolate bColLiv1 breed racing homer chromosome 18, bColLiv1.pat.W.v2, whole genome shotgun sequence genome and harbors:
- the LOC135575754 gene encoding large ribosomal subunit protein mL38-like is translated as MAVLLSAALCGVRSGRAFGTAAALCKRAAPLGPMPNEDIDVSNLEALEKYRSFSRYLRLAEKESRKPHWWQTARQHSSPKPEPKTDISLPREKLLRAKEIKARKKILRENRQNAEMERAARLRTALIPLDEVRAEWEKSSGPFHKQRVAEHCGVFRDLFRGATFTPWVTLRVEYSQEDEHVVPVYYGNMVTPSEASSPPAVSYEADKGSLWTLLLTNPDGHLRDTHSEYLHWLVTNIPGNDIQSGKEICHYLPPFPAMGTGYHRFIFLLFKQDRRVDFSEDVRPTPCHSLKMRTFSTFDFYRKHEDAMTPAGLAFFQCQWDSCVSWVSHQLLNMREPVFEFVRPPVYHPPQVKFPRHQPLRYLDRYRDSKEPTYGIY